One Triticum dicoccoides isolate Atlit2015 ecotype Zavitan chromosome 5B, WEW_v2.0, whole genome shotgun sequence genomic window carries:
- the LOC119306545 gene encoding UDP-glycosyltransferase 91D1-like, with product MDDAGPSSSPLRIVIVPWLALGHLLPCLELAERLASRGHRVSYVSTPRNLARLPPPAPRVELVALPLPRVDGLPDGAESTNDVPEGQRELHWKAFDGLAAPFAEFLAAACAGEATRPHWIIADTFHHWAAAAALEHRVPCAMLPPTAALIATVLSHSQPSEHDGARAPPRYEREGREPIYNDHGVSGMSIMQRLLLTKERCTVVAIRSCVEWEPEFFPLAATILGKPVVPLGLLPPSADAARRAATSGAEHATVRWLDAQPPGSVAYVALGSEVPLRMEQEHELALGLERSGIDFLWALRKPSGAGAAAVDADILPPGFQERTRGQGLVTTEWVPQMSILAHAAVGGFLTHCGRSSLIEGLLFGHPLVMLPIFGDQGPNARQMEAKKVGLQVARDENDGSFDRRVVAAAVRAVMADGEARRGFLAGAARMQEVVADTERHERYIDQFVQQLRSYSAVGATN from the coding sequence ATGGACGACGCCGGGCCATCATCCTCGCCGCTGCGCATCGTGATCGTCCCGTGGCTCGCGCTGGGCCACCTGCTCCCGTGCCTGGAGCTCGCCGAGCGGCTCGCGTCCCGGGGCCACCGCGTGTCCTACGTCTCCACGCCGCGCAACCTCGCGCGcctcccgccgccggcgccgcgcgTGGAGCTCGTGGCGCTCCCGCTGCCGCGCGTGGACGGGCTCCCCGACGGCGCCGAGTCCACCAACGACGTCCCGGAAGGCCAGCGGGAGCTCCACTGGAAGGCCTTCGACGGCCTCGCCGCGCCCTTCGCGGAGTTCCTGGCCGCCGCGTGCGCCGGCGAGGCCACGAGGCCTCACTGGATCATCGCCGACACTTTCCACCactgggccgccgccgccgccctggagCACCGGGTGCCGTGCGCGATGCTTCCCCCGACCGCGGCTTTGATCGCCACCGTGCTTAGTCACAGCCAGCCGTCGGAGCACGACGGAGCGCGCGCTCCTCCCCGTTACGAACGAGAGGGGAGGGAGCCGATTTACAACGACCATGGCGTGTCGGGTATGTCCATCATGCAGCGCTTATTGTTGACAAAGGAGAGGTGCACGGTCGTGGCCATCCGGAGCTGCGTCGAGTGGGAACCCGAGTTCTTCCCGCTGGCGGCGACGATCCTCGGCAAGCCGGTCGTTCCTCTCGGCCTTCTGCCGCCCTCAGCCGATGCAGCCCGCCGTGCCGCCACCAGCGGAGCAGAGCATGCCACCGTGCGCTGGCTGGACGCGCAGCCGCCCGGCTCGGTGGCGTACGTGGCGTTGGGGAGCGAGGTGCCGCTGCGCATGGAGCAGGAGCACGAGCTGGCCCTCGGGCTGGAGCGCTCCGGGATTGACTTCCTCTGGGCTCTCAGGAAACCCAGCGGCGCCGGCGCGGCCGCCGTCGACGCCGACATCCTCCCTCCTGGTTTCCAAGAGCGCACGCGTGGCCAGGGGCTGGTGACCACGGAGTGGGTTCCCCAGATGAGCATCCTGGCGCACGCGGCCGTGGGCGGGTTCCTGACGCACTGCGGCCGGAGCTCGCTGATCGAGGGCCTCCTGTTCGGGCACCCGCTCGTCATGCTGCCCATCTTCGGTGACCAGGGGCCGAACGCAAGGCAAATGGAGGCGAAGAAGGTGGGGCTGCAGGTGGCGAGGGACGAGAACGACGGCTCGTTCGACCGCCGTGTCGTCGCGGCGGCGGTCCGGGCCGTCATGGCTGACGGAGAGGCGAGGAGGGGCTTCTTGGCAGGCGCAGCGAGGATGCAGGAGGTGGTAGCAGATACAGAGCGGCATGAGAGATACATCGACCAGTTTGTACAGCAGCTCAGATCTTACTCCGCTGTAGGTGCAACGAATTGA
- the LOC119312405 gene encoding DUF21 domain-containing protein At1g55930, chloroplastic-like → MSPPSTPFPSTASLLLAGSRLPRLQIQSPRAPTKPPYRSASPSPYRPWLRGVARRPLLVPASASVLPLRVTVAPPLGVEAADESGRPAAAPPLGAEAEDESGSRLAAARRVAVALICSALAAVWCHRALAAGAAAAGAGAGASTAVEAADVVGWVALRLRGSWPTVLQVLQLLREQGLVLALLLGLSAFFSMAETSITTLWPWKVRELADKEPENGVFKMLRNDVTRFLTTILIGTTVVNIGATAIVTEAATAMFGEAGVSAATGVMTVAVLLLTEITPKNVAVHNATEVARFVVRPIAWLSIILYPVGRIVTIISMGILKLLGLKGRSEPYVTEDELKLMLRGAELSGAIAEDEQDMIENVLEIKDTHVREVMTPLVDVVAIDAAATLIDFKNLWETHQYSRVPVFEERIDNIVGIVYAMDMLEYVEEAEKLKDITVKEIAHMPIYFVPDSMSVWNLLREFRIRQVHMAVVLNEYGGTIGIVTLEDVVEEIVGEIFDENDSKEEIQKKTGNIVMLEDGTFVVDANTSIDDLSEELGVKIPEGHQYETVSGFVCESFGYIPEEGGKMLVILERDKSEENGEYQDEGSDHQDEREATQAYELEILEANARKVSKVCFKPISSECVDVDNKGVNRLMSKKIIKRKKKDSGNSSDSDDDDECPDITENGCPAELVSYSDDSAELEDSGSSMGQGNKVNN, encoded by the coding sequence ATGTCGCCCCCTTCCACCCCATTCCCCTCCACGGCCTCGCTGCTCCTCGCCGGCAGCAGGCTCCCGCGGCTCCAGATCCAGTCGCCCCGCGCCCCCACCAAGCCCCCGTACcgctccgcctccccctccccctacCGTCCGTGGCTCCGCGGCGTCGCCAGGCGCCCCCTGCTCGTCCCCGCCTCCGCTTCCGTCCTTCCCCTCCGGGTGACGGTCGCTCCTCCGCTGGGGGTGGAGGCTGCGGATGAATCGGGCCGGCCGGCGGCTGCTCCTCCCCTGGGGGCGGAGGCTGAGGATGAATCGGGCAGCCGGCTGGCGGCTGCGAGGAGGGTCGCAGTGGCGCTTATCTGCAGCGCGCTGGCGGCGGTGTGGTGCCATCGGGCGCTTGCCGCGGGGGCCGCCGCGGCGGGCGCAGGCGCGGGGGCGtccacggcggtggaggcggccgaTGTGGTCGGCTGGGTGGCGCTGCGCCTGCGAGGGAGCTGGCCCACGGTGCTCCAGGTTCTGCAGCTGCTCAGGGAGCAGGGCCTTGTTCTCGCCCTGTTACTCGGTCTCTCCGCCTTCTTCTCCATGGCCGAGACCTCCATCACCACGCTCTGGCCCTGGAAGGTCCGCGAGCTGGCTGACAAGGAACCTGAGAACGGCGTGTTCAAAATGCTCCGAAATGATGTCACTCGCTTCCTCACAACCATACTCATCGGCACAACCGTGGTTAACATTGGCGCGACAGCCATTGTCACCGAGGCAGCCACAGCAATGTTTGGTGAAGCAGGTGTCAGTGCAGCAACAGGTGTCATGACTGTTGCCGTTCTCCTTCTTACAGAAATCACACCCAAGAATGTTGCAGTCCACAATGCCACAGAAGTTGCCAGGTTTGTGGTCAGACCAATCGCTTGGCTTTCAATCATCCTGTATCCCGTTGGGCGTATTGTTACAATTATATCCATGGGAATTCTAAAGCTTCTAGGCCTGAAAGGGAGAAGTGAGCCATATGTGACTGAGGATGAACTGAAGCTAATGCTCCGGGGAGCGGAGTTGAGTGGTGCAATTGCGGAAGATGAGCAGGATATGATTGAGAATGTGCTCGAGATTAAAGACACGCATGTCAGGGAGGTGATGACACCTTTGGTAGATGTGGTCGCAATTGATGCAGCCGCAACACTGATTGATTTCAAAAACCTATGGGAAACCCACCAGTACTCTAGAGTTCCTGTATTTGAGGAGCGCATAGATAATATCGTGGGAATTGTATATGCAATGGACATGCTTGAATACGTTGAAGAGGCTGAGAAGTTGAAGGACATCACTGTTAAGGAAATTGCACATATGCCTATATACTTTGTCCCAGATTCAATGTCCGTTTGGAACCTGCTGAGAGAGTTCCGGATCAGACAGGTTCATATGGCAGTGGTCCTCAATGAGTATGGTGGAACGATTGGTATCGTGACATTAGAAGATGTGGTGGAAGAAATAGTTGGTGAAATCTTTGATGAAAATGATTCAAAGGAGGAAATCCAGAAGAAAACAGGTAATATAGTAATGCTGGAAGATGGAACATTTGTTGTTGATGCAAACACATCTATAGACGATCTTTCTGAAGAGCTTGGTGTTAAAATACCAGAGGGCCATCAGTATGAGACCGTGTCTGGTTTTGTTTGTGAGTCCTTTGGCTATATACCAGAAGAAGGTGGGAAAATGCTTGTGATACTCGAGAGGGATAAAAGTGAGGAGAATGGTGAATATCAGGACGAAGGATCTGATCACCAAGATGAACGAGAAGCAACTCAAGCTTATGAACTTGAGATACTCGAAGCTAATGCAAGAAAGGTCAGCAAAGTATGTTTCAAGCCAATAAGCAGCGAATGTGTAGACGTTGACAACAAGGGTGTCAACCGGCTGATGTCAAAAAAGATTATCAAACGGAAGAAGAAGGACTCTGGTAATTCTTCCGacagtgatgatgacgatgagTGCCCTGATATAACAGAAAATGGTTGCCCTGCAGAGCTAGTTTCATACTCAGATGATAGTGCAGAGCTAGAAGATTCTGGCAGTTCTATGGGACAAGGTAACAAAGTAAACAATTAG
- the LOC119312404 gene encoding UDP-glycosyltransferase 91D2-like: MDAVSSCSPLRIVIVPWLAFGHMLPYLELSERLAARGHRVSYVSTPRNLARLPLPLRPAAAPRVDLVALPLPRVDDLADGAESTNDVPDDDRELHWKAFDGLAAPFAEFLAAACADETTRPHWIIADSFHHWAAAAALEHQVPCAMLLPTAALIATAPHLPPEHRGARDLPRYEQEVMDPAYNNYGISGMSIIRRFNLTKDRCTVAAMRSCIEWEPESFPLAAPLLGKPVVPLGLLPPSADGARRAAAKGAEHATVRWLDAQPPDSVVYVALGSEVPLRVEQVHELAFGLELAGTRFLWALRKPSGAAVLDDDGVDMLPPGFQERTRGQGLVTTGWVPQVNILGHTAVGGFLTHCGRNSLIEGLMFGHPLVMLPIFGDQGPNARQMEAKNVGLQVARNQDDGSFDRHGVATAVRAVMVDEEARRGFVAGAAKMQAVVADTELHDRYIDEFVKHLRSYYAASCAN, translated from the coding sequence ATGGACGCCGTGTCCTCATGCTCGCCGCTGCGCATTGTGATCGTCCCGTGGCTCGCATTCGGCCACATGCTCCCGTACCTGGAACTCTCCGAGCGGCTCGCCGCGCGGGGCCACCGCGTGTCCTATGTCTCCACGCCGCGCAATCTCGCCCGCCTCCCGCTCCCGCTGCGCCCCGCGGCGGCGCCGCGCGTGGACCTCGTCGCGCTCCCTCTCCCGCGCGTCGACGACCTCGCCGACGGCGCCGAGTCCACCAACGACGTCCCCGACGACGACCGCGAGCTCCACTGGAAGGCCTTCGACGGCCTCGCCGCGCCGTTCGCGGAGTTCCTGGCCGCCGCGTGCGCCGACGAGACCACGCGGCCTCACTGGATCATCGCCGACTCTTTCCACCACtgggcagccgccgccgccctagaGCACCAGGTGCCATGCGCGATGCTTCTCCCGACCGCTGCGTTGATCGCCACCGCGCCCCACCTGCCGCCGGAGCACCGTGGAGCACGTGATCTTCCCCGTTACGAGCAGGAGGTGATGGACCCGGCTTACAACAACTATGGCATATCGGGTATGTCCATCATCCGGCGCTTTAACTTGACAAAAGACAGGTGCACCGTCGCGGCCATGCGGAGCTGCATCGAGTGGGAACCCGAGTCCTTCCCACTggcggcgccgctcctcggcaagccGGTCGTTCCCCTCGGCCTTCTGCCGCCGTCAGCCGACGGAGCCCGCCGTGCCGCTGCCAAAGGAGCAGAGCATGCCACCGTGCGCTGGCTGGACGCGCAGCCTCCCGACTCCGTTGTTTACGTCGCCCTAGGAAGCGAGGTGCCGCTGCGCGTGGAGCAGGTGCACGAGCTGGCCTTCGGGCTGGAGCTCGCCGGGACGCGCTTCCTCTGGGCCCTGAGAAAGCCTAGCGGTGCCGCTGTACTCGACGACGATGGCGTGGacatgcttcctcctggtttccaagAGCGCACTCGCGGCCAGGGGCTGGTGACCACGGGATGGGTTCCTCAGGTAAACATCCTGGGGCACACGGCCGTGGGCGGGTTCCTGACACATTGCGGCCGGAACTCGCTGATCGAGGGCCTCATGTTCGGGCACCCGCTTGTCATGCTGCCCATCTTCGGCGACCAAGGGCCAAACGCGCGGCAAATGGAGGCGAAGAACGTGGGGTTGCAGGTGGCGAGGAATCAGGACGACGGGTCGTTCGACCGCCACGGCGTCGCGACAGCGGTCCGGGCCGTCATGGTTGACGAAGAGGCCAGGAGGGGCTTCGTGGCAGGTGCAGCGAAGATGCAGGCGGTAGTAGCTGATACGGAACTTCACGATAGGTACATCGACGAATTTGTCAAGCACCTCAGATCTTACTACGCCGCTTCATGTGCAAACTGA